The genomic DNA TCAATATATAAGCATAAACATACACTTCAAGATTCAAATCCTCTGCACACAACTCTTTGATCCATCTTCAAACTGATAAAGGTAGGTGCTAACGAAATTACCGTCCGGTTAACTCAGTGATAGTAGCATCAGCATTGCTCATGGACTGCTGAGTAGTAGACGTTGAGTTATTAACATCTATTCTTACATCATTCAGATTGACATTTTGTCTGCTTGGTGGGTTTTGCACTCGTGATCGGTCACTTAGAAGCATCACCACTTCGGACATGGTTGGCCTGACCGAAACGGGTGATTGAGTGCACATCAGTGCTATTTCTATAACTTTCTTTATGTCTTCTTCTTTATACTTACTTGGGTCCAATGACTCATCAACCAACTTCATCTGCATGCGAGTTTCATATAGATTCCAAGCCTGTTCCCACAAATTCAATAGGTTTACTACATATTTACcttttaaaattaataaaagtAAGTACTAATCGATGCTGACTTACATGTTCAAGGAGGTACTGTTCACCAGCGGATTCATCGGGGATGTCAGTGCATCGTCTTCCACTAACAATCTCAAGGACAACTATACCAAAACTGTAGGTGTCAACTTTCTCAGACAATTGTCCGTGGATTGCGTATTCTGGTGCTGTATAGCCCCTATAAGTAATTAGAAAACTTGTTATTCTAATTGTCCACTAACACGAAAGTGGTATATTCATGCGCTAATAGGATAAAACTTACAAAGTTCCTGCAAATCTAGTGCTAATATGGGTCTGATCCTCAGGCAAAAGCCTTGCCAATCCAAAATCCGCAATTTTAGGCTGAAATTCGTTGTCGAGTAAAATGTTGCTTGGTTTTATGTCTCTGTGGATGATGGTTACGTGGTATTGCTCGTGCAGATAAGCCAGCCCTCTGGCTGTGCCAAAAATAATATCAAACCGTTGTTTCCAGTTAAGGGTCCCCCGTTTTTCACCTAAATATAAGAAAACCAATGAGAATGCATCAAACTACTATAATCATGAACATGGTTCATCTTTTTATTATGAGTACTAGCCATTTGAGATAAAATTAGGACCCAACTAACCATATAAGTATTTTTCAAGGCTTCCATTGGCCATGTACTCGAGGACTAGAAGTAGTTCTGGTCCTTTGCTACAACAACCAAGAAGGCGAATAAGATTCCGATGATGGACATTGCTAATAACGCGTACTTCACTCTCAAAGTTATCCTTTGCGGTAGTGGAACCTATGGCTAGTTTCTTCACTGCAATAATGTTCCCATCCTTTACAGTCCCCTGCTTGGAGCGCAACACAACACAATAAATAATCCAAAGAATATAAACATCTACAAACTTATGATCAGAAAGGAAACTTAAGGTGAATTGAAGTGATGAGTACCTTGTACACATCTCCAaatcctccttctccaagcttgTTTTCTTCTCTAAAATCCTTTGTGGCTTTCTTGAGGTCACTATAGCTGTAATCCTTTGGGCCTTGCAATTCAGTTGCCCCATATAAGCTACCTGGTAAGATGAAAATAAAATTAGATAATCTCATCATGGGGTGGATTAATTGCCTTCATTTTGTCTTCTTTATTCGTTTAATTCATTCAACTGGCAATTGGTAATACATACCTCCTGGTGAAGTTCTTGTTGATCGACGATACCATAAAAGTAAAGCTGCTAACACGAAGAACAGACCACCTACACCTCCAACA from Helianthus annuus cultivar XRQ/B chromosome 7, HanXRQr2.0-SUNRISE, whole genome shotgun sequence includes the following:
- the LOC110939669 gene encoding putative receptor-like protein kinase At4g00960, with the protein product MAQWWSFRWQMVVVATVFMVFLTIPGRSQPQTNVLIQSCSTVNATNTQNFFSNLNETFRDVRRILSNNNTYFATSNLTRNSEPVYVMAQCRNYMSTSDCLGCFDYAASSIRACANFNGARSVLDGCFLRYESNSFFDQTTLPGNQGLCGNRTSSRQSAFETAVSGLLSNLSIATPKINGFYAAATAPVNGTSNTTTAYAIAQCAESVTPDGCRSCMQVAFNNIRSCATDVTDGRAVDSGCFMRYSATAFFRNNQTTDIAPFLLVEKSSSHKGAIIGGVVGGVGGLFFVLAALLLWYRRSTRTSPGGSLYGATELQGPKDYSYSDLKKATKDFREENKLGEGGFGDVYKGTVKDGNIIAVKKLAIGSTTAKDNFESEVRVISNVHHRNLIRLLGCCSKGPELLLVLEYMANGSLEKYLYGEKRGTLNWKQRFDIIFGTARGLAYLHEQYHVTIIHRDIKPSNILLDNEFQPKIADFGLARLLPEDQTHISTRFAGTLGYTAPEYAIHGQLSEKVDTYSFGIVVLEIVSGRRCTDIPDESAGEQYLLEHAWNLYETRMQMKLVDESLDPSKYKEEDIKKVIEIALMCTQSPVSVRPTMSEVVMLLSDRSRVQNPPSRQNVNLNDVRIDVNNSTSTTQQSMSNADATITELTGR